The following proteins are co-located in the Aquarana catesbeiana isolate 2022-GZ linkage group LG02, ASM4218655v1, whole genome shotgun sequence genome:
- the TSKU gene encoding tsukushi isoform X1 has protein sequence MDSPGFFYSTLQTKGLTMETCLWFSVLLTSVVAANKFCFPGCSCEVETFGLFDSFSLTKVDCSGVGNHIVPVSIPLDTSYLDLSNNKLKHVNESVLSGPGYTTLINLDLSYNQLVKISSTTFSKLRYLESLDLSHNQLEELPDHSFFYSPLVELDLSFNRLQGIQIGAFTSKSNGKAIHINLANNLINSISRRPDDPVPNIQSLNLSGNRLSSVHGLQGLPLQYLNLDRNPISNIEDHNFLGLKGLTHLSLSKMENLREIAPHSFKDLPALQILDFSNNPNLRTLSKDVFFGLKSLIELNLLNSGVASLPKDTLHHLPSMKSITWGKNIHCIKTMKESQFHLQNGVVRREVLVCRDDRGAVSAQDVL, from the coding sequence GTTTAACCATGGAGACTTGTCTTTGGTTCAGCGTCCTTCTCACCAGCGTGGTTGCTGCCAACAAGTTTTGTTTCCCTGGCTGTTCTTGCGAAGTTGAAACCTTTGGCTTATTCGACAGTTTCAGCCTGACCAAAGTGGACTGTAGTGGAGTGGGTAACCACATTGTTCCGGTCTCCATTCCTTTGGATACATCTTACCTGGATCTTTCCAACAACAAGCTAAAACATGTTAATGAATCTGTTTTGTCTGGTCCAGGTTACACGACTCTGATTAACCTTGACCTAAGTTACAACCAACTGGTGAAAATTTCATCTACCACTTTCTCTAAATTGAGATACTTGGAGTCTTTAGACTTGAGCcacaaccaactggaagaacttcCTGATCACAGCTTCTTCTATTCCCCTCTGGTGGAACTTGACTTGAGTTTTAACAGGTTACAGGGAATACAAATTGGGGCCTTCACCTCGAAAAGTAATGGCAAAGCAATCCATATCAACCTTGCCAACAATCTGATCAACTCTATCTCAAGAAGACCCGATGACCCTGTTCCAAACATCCAGAGTTTGAACTTGTCTGGGAATCGGCTGAGTTCTGTTCATGGTCTTCAGGGTCTTCCTCTACAATACCTTAACTTGGATAGAAATCCCATTTCTAATATCGAGGATCATAACTTTTTGGGGCTTAAAGGATTAACCCACCTGTCTCTCAGTAAAATGGAGAATTTAAGGGAGATCGCCCCACATAGCTTTAAAGATCTACCAGCTCTCCAAATTCTTGACTTTTCCAACAATCCGAACTTGAGGACCCTCAGCAAAGATGTATTCTTCGGGCTGAAGTCCTTAATAGAGTTGAACTTGTTAAATTCTGGTGTGGCGTCCTTGCCTAAAGACACCCTCCACCACTTGCCATCAATGAAAAGCATTACCTGGGGAAAGAACATTCATTGTATTAAGACTATGAAGGAAAGCCAGTTCCATCTGCAGAATGGGGTGGTTCGAAGAGAAGTCTTGGTCTGCCGTGATGATAGAGGTGCTGTATCAGCACAAGATGTCctataa
- the TSKU gene encoding tsukushi isoform X2 — protein sequence MLGLTMETCLWFSVLLTSVVAANKFCFPGCSCEVETFGLFDSFSLTKVDCSGVGNHIVPVSIPLDTSYLDLSNNKLKHVNESVLSGPGYTTLINLDLSYNQLVKISSTTFSKLRYLESLDLSHNQLEELPDHSFFYSPLVELDLSFNRLQGIQIGAFTSKSNGKAIHINLANNLINSISRRPDDPVPNIQSLNLSGNRLSSVHGLQGLPLQYLNLDRNPISNIEDHNFLGLKGLTHLSLSKMENLREIAPHSFKDLPALQILDFSNNPNLRTLSKDVFFGLKSLIELNLLNSGVASLPKDTLHHLPSMKSITWGKNIHCIKTMKESQFHLQNGVVRREVLVCRDDRGAVSAQDVL from the coding sequence GTTTAACCATGGAGACTTGTCTTTGGTTCAGCGTCCTTCTCACCAGCGTGGTTGCTGCCAACAAGTTTTGTTTCCCTGGCTGTTCTTGCGAAGTTGAAACCTTTGGCTTATTCGACAGTTTCAGCCTGACCAAAGTGGACTGTAGTGGAGTGGGTAACCACATTGTTCCGGTCTCCATTCCTTTGGATACATCTTACCTGGATCTTTCCAACAACAAGCTAAAACATGTTAATGAATCTGTTTTGTCTGGTCCAGGTTACACGACTCTGATTAACCTTGACCTAAGTTACAACCAACTGGTGAAAATTTCATCTACCACTTTCTCTAAATTGAGATACTTGGAGTCTTTAGACTTGAGCcacaaccaactggaagaacttcCTGATCACAGCTTCTTCTATTCCCCTCTGGTGGAACTTGACTTGAGTTTTAACAGGTTACAGGGAATACAAATTGGGGCCTTCACCTCGAAAAGTAATGGCAAAGCAATCCATATCAACCTTGCCAACAATCTGATCAACTCTATCTCAAGAAGACCCGATGACCCTGTTCCAAACATCCAGAGTTTGAACTTGTCTGGGAATCGGCTGAGTTCTGTTCATGGTCTTCAGGGTCTTCCTCTACAATACCTTAACTTGGATAGAAATCCCATTTCTAATATCGAGGATCATAACTTTTTGGGGCTTAAAGGATTAACCCACCTGTCTCTCAGTAAAATGGAGAATTTAAGGGAGATCGCCCCACATAGCTTTAAAGATCTACCAGCTCTCCAAATTCTTGACTTTTCCAACAATCCGAACTTGAGGACCCTCAGCAAAGATGTATTCTTCGGGCTGAAGTCCTTAATAGAGTTGAACTTGTTAAATTCTGGTGTGGCGTCCTTGCCTAAAGACACCCTCCACCACTTGCCATCAATGAAAAGCATTACCTGGGGAAAGAACATTCATTGTATTAAGACTATGAAGGAAAGCCAGTTCCATCTGCAGAATGGGGTGGTTCGAAGAGAAGTCTTGGTCTGCCGTGATGATAGAGGTGCTGTATCAGCACAAGATGTCctataa
- the TSKU gene encoding tsukushi isoform X3: protein METCLWFSVLLTSVVAANKFCFPGCSCEVETFGLFDSFSLTKVDCSGVGNHIVPVSIPLDTSYLDLSNNKLKHVNESVLSGPGYTTLINLDLSYNQLVKISSTTFSKLRYLESLDLSHNQLEELPDHSFFYSPLVELDLSFNRLQGIQIGAFTSKSNGKAIHINLANNLINSISRRPDDPVPNIQSLNLSGNRLSSVHGLQGLPLQYLNLDRNPISNIEDHNFLGLKGLTHLSLSKMENLREIAPHSFKDLPALQILDFSNNPNLRTLSKDVFFGLKSLIELNLLNSGVASLPKDTLHHLPSMKSITWGKNIHCIKTMKESQFHLQNGVVRREVLVCRDDRGAVSAQDVL, encoded by the coding sequence ATGGAGACTTGTCTTTGGTTCAGCGTCCTTCTCACCAGCGTGGTTGCTGCCAACAAGTTTTGTTTCCCTGGCTGTTCTTGCGAAGTTGAAACCTTTGGCTTATTCGACAGTTTCAGCCTGACCAAAGTGGACTGTAGTGGAGTGGGTAACCACATTGTTCCGGTCTCCATTCCTTTGGATACATCTTACCTGGATCTTTCCAACAACAAGCTAAAACATGTTAATGAATCTGTTTTGTCTGGTCCAGGTTACACGACTCTGATTAACCTTGACCTAAGTTACAACCAACTGGTGAAAATTTCATCTACCACTTTCTCTAAATTGAGATACTTGGAGTCTTTAGACTTGAGCcacaaccaactggaagaacttcCTGATCACAGCTTCTTCTATTCCCCTCTGGTGGAACTTGACTTGAGTTTTAACAGGTTACAGGGAATACAAATTGGGGCCTTCACCTCGAAAAGTAATGGCAAAGCAATCCATATCAACCTTGCCAACAATCTGATCAACTCTATCTCAAGAAGACCCGATGACCCTGTTCCAAACATCCAGAGTTTGAACTTGTCTGGGAATCGGCTGAGTTCTGTTCATGGTCTTCAGGGTCTTCCTCTACAATACCTTAACTTGGATAGAAATCCCATTTCTAATATCGAGGATCATAACTTTTTGGGGCTTAAAGGATTAACCCACCTGTCTCTCAGTAAAATGGAGAATTTAAGGGAGATCGCCCCACATAGCTTTAAAGATCTACCAGCTCTCCAAATTCTTGACTTTTCCAACAATCCGAACTTGAGGACCCTCAGCAAAGATGTATTCTTCGGGCTGAAGTCCTTAATAGAGTTGAACTTGTTAAATTCTGGTGTGGCGTCCTTGCCTAAAGACACCCTCCACCACTTGCCATCAATGAAAAGCATTACCTGGGGAAAGAACATTCATTGTATTAAGACTATGAAGGAAAGCCAGTTCCATCTGCAGAATGGGGTGGTTCGAAGAGAAGTCTTGGTCTGCCGTGATGATAGAGGTGCTGTATCAGCACAAGATGTCctataa